In the Channa argus isolate prfri chromosome 6, Channa argus male v1.0, whole genome shotgun sequence genome, GTGGTTCCCTGTGCTCATGCAGCGGTTAGTGGCTGCAGGCAGAATGACACCCTGTGCTCCCAGTGTTCATAACAAGGCCACTAGTCTCATCAGAGCTGACCTGAAGGCTCAATCCATGTGTCAAAGGGATGAGTTTAAAGTTTAGAATGAGGAGGGTTTAAAGGCAAATGGTGTGAGCATCTTATCACATGACGTCACAAAAGACTAAGGACTAAGTCTTTTACGTTTAACCAGTAAATGCCCTACACTTTGTGTAACAAATCTCAGTGCTAGACATCAGCTCAGAATTCATTTTAATCCCCATTGTCAGTCAGAGGCAGTGCTCTGAGCCTCCCCATCTGCCAGTTACATAATGTCAGCCGAGGACCGCCACCGTTTAGTGAGCAGAGGGGGAAACTCAGGCGGAACTGAGCACAGACAGTATTGGAGGAGGCCAGATTACAATGTTATATAAGGGATGCTTTTCTTCCACTTGGCTGGGATGATGCAGATGATGGTGGTCCAGAAATAGGTCTGAGTAAAGGAAGAAAGGGATGCTTCACAGCCTCTATTCACCAGCCGGTTCACAGACAAGCCTGCTCATACAAAAAGAAGGTACAGTCAGTTTCAACGGGCTGCAGTGAATATTACATCCAAGGACCTATCGGTCCAATGTCTTTCAAGAAATGTGGGGGAAATGTCTGATGGCTTTCCTTCTGGTTAACCTCATCAGCAAAATGCACTGTACTAGTGTGTGGTTCATTAGCTTGTCTCACTCTGTTTTAGATTTGTTATTGCGAATTTCTAACAGACTGAcacattatattaaaacaatagcTGGTATTAATTTCAGTTGTCTCTGAAGTGGAAGGTTTAATCCTGCAGtcaaaattttaatatttatgtccAAATCCAACCACATCTTCTAGAAAATGATCATAGACAGAATATaggtaattaataaaaataaagaaaatgtaaagttgaAGAGAGAATTGCCAAAATTGAATTATATTCAGAGCAGCTAAACGTTATACAACATATGGCAGCTGCATGATGGGTCGGCACTGACTGCTTTCATACATGTGATTTCAAAGAACAACTCCCCTCTAGATCCTGTAGAGCAGAACGTTTGTGTCACACGGTGTGGGATGAAAGATCGGTGCGTGTTGCAGTCCTGGCTGCATCTCTGTCAGTGATTTCAAAGACAGCCACAGATTTTTACCCCACACTGCACTTCTCATTGGAACAGTTTGTCCAAATTCAGATGTTAACTGCTGAAGAAGAATTGTGTTTCTCTGCTAACATTCTATAGTTAGAATGCAGCCTTTCTTGCTACGTTCAAATCTAACATacatttaacatacattttccTCATAAATGTCTTCAGGAGTAGACAGTTTATCGGTGGTCATTTCAAATGTATGGGAATTCACTGTTATATTTCTTTCCCTAACCAAACTTTGAGGAGACAGATGTCTTTgataaatctgtttattttttatataaatgtataaaatgtattaatgcaAATGTATGAATTTCCCATCATAGGTTTTAGGAAAGGGCTGTCTTATTTAAACTCCACAgttaattaaaatgtcagtttgttgTGTTATCTATGAGTTAATGAAAACACATGATAATGTGCACTAGAAGATACAATATTGTCTAAAATGTAATGTATCTAAAATAACAGTGTTATTCTTTGGATAATAACAGAAAACTCTTATAGTCTTTGAGGGAGCAGCAGCACCACTGCAGGAGCTGTGGGCCGCATCCTAATAAACTGAGATGACTGCAGTGGGAGCTGTGAAACCAGACATAACAAACATCACACTTACATAACCTGAAATTTGCTCTCAAtatgaaaaacagtaaagaaattaaaaaaaaaaacttttttcaatgACACATCACATATATGACCTGAGCCAAAGCTCTAACACAGTAAAGTGAGATTTAGTCCTGCAATGCTGTTCGATGATGGAAAATAATGTTATCAGCCTGAACATCTATTCTCATGTGTATACGTATTAGCCTTGAATTTCAATGAAAATTGAAAATCGTCCTCTGAATCAGCGATGGTCAACTGAGGAGAAAGTGATTCTGGACTGTGAACTGCTTGTTTAATTTTCCGATGCTTGTGGCTCTGAATCAAATATTATATCAAACATAGCAGCAGCCTGGTGTCTGTTTGCAGATGGTATAAAATGGCCGATAAAATCTTGGTCCAGCGAACATTAATTCAGACATGACTGATGATGTTTTGCATCTTGTTGCTGAAAGTGATTTATGTGTTGACCTTTTTGTGCCTgcattactgtaaaaacaattgCACACAGCTGCTGTGGAAATGATACTGCAGAGAGCGCTGCCTCCTTGCTGTTGACCTCATTAGTTAATTTACGATCACCGCTCTGGTTTGGTCACAGTTACAGACAGTTGGTGACAAATTAAACCTCAAGACTTGCATTCATGTTGCTTATCAGTCTGCCCTCTAGAAGGACTGCAGGGTGGATGTGAGGAGGGTTACTGATCACCACCACAGCAGGTACTTCATGTACAAAGTGGTTTGGAGTTAAATTACCCCTGCTGTCTGACAGATGTTGGAGTGTGTCTGCTGATTAGTGTTTCCAGATGACCTTGTCAGACCTTAGCAAGAGTGTAGTGAGGAGCACCACTGCTTCCCTTCAGGGGCCCACATTactatttttgatttttcttaatGTAATGTAAGAACTATGTGATGGATTTATCATTAGGAAATAAGCAGATGTGTTTACCCCTGCAGGCGTGATGCTTTGAAGTGACTGCATGAGGCAGCCTGGACAAACATGGAGGAGGCTGCCACCCAGCTTGAGAGGGACCACGTGCACAGTGTCTATGACAAGATTGCTCCATATTTTAATGACAGTCGCTACAAAGCCTGGCCAAAGGTACGACAGTTCCTGCTGGACCTTCAGCCCGGAAGCATCGTCGCTGACATCGGTGCGTGCTTCTTGCAGCAGTCTAGACAATTCTTCATTCATATATTCTGTTTGTTCTGCACCTTGATCAGCCGCCTGTGTTTTCCTTGGCAGGTTGTGGCAATGGCAAGTATCTCCACATCAACAAGGAGGTGTTCAAGCTGGGGTGTGATGTGTGTCGCCCCCTGGTGGACTTTGCCTGGAGCCAAGGACACGAGGTTCAGATGTGTGACGGGCTGCATTTGCCTTACAGAGATGGCTGCTTTGATGCTGTGCTCTCTATTGCTGGTAAAGGGGGGTGTTGGGTGTTGTTGATTTCTCTCACTCAGTGAGAAATTGCTTCCTTCATATGCATGAAGCTCAACTGATGCAGCTGCCATTTGTCTGAAATTAAACGAAGCCATAATAATGATCAGGTTACCCCAAGCTTGTGTTGCCTAGCCAACAGCGTGAAATTATTCATCCAAAAGAGTGTAATTAGGACCAAAGTTGACTGCAGACACCCAcaccaatatttttttctgtgagcCTCACAGTGtagataatgataataaaaattaatatttttttcacagtcaTTCATCATTTGTCCACCAAAGAGCGTCGTATTCGAGCAATAAAGGAGATGGCTCGCACCCTGCGAGTGGGTGGACGTATCATGATTTATGTGTGGGCCATGGAGCAGAAACGGCGTAAATTTGAGAAGCAGGACATCTTTGTTCCCTGGAACCCCAACCCTCATTCACCCCCCAGCTTCAGCAAGGGGCACGCCAGACCCAGAAGGCGGGCCGCTGCACAGAGCGTGAGCGAAGCCATAGACAACACTGACAAGCACAGAAAGGTTAGAAGCACATCCTCTGTGGCAGACGAAGAAGACCTGACCTGCGCCACGCCGCAGCAGAGGACACAGAGACTGTGGTTCTTCTCCAGGTCTCTGGATTCAGTGTTCGATTTTGGAAGCTTAGCCATCTCCCGGTCAACCTCCAGAGACCTCAGCACTTTTTCCACACCCACATGTGAGAACGTGGCAAACAAGGCAGGCCAGCGCGGGAGAGGCCGAGATCTCATCAAGCAAGTCTCGAGCTTCTTTTCCCCTCCATCTGTGATCGGATCAGAGGAGGACGTCTTTAACACGGTCACAGACCTGCACAAGGGACAAAATGATCCTGGAGGTAACAGCACCAA is a window encoding:
- the trmt9b gene encoding probable tRNA methyltransferase 9B, producing the protein MEEAATQLERDHVHSVYDKIAPYFNDSRYKAWPKVRQFLLDLQPGSIVADIGCGNGKYLHINKEVFKLGCDVCRPLVDFAWSQGHEVQMCDGLHLPYRDGCFDAVLSIAVIHHLSTKERRIRAIKEMARTLRVGGRIMIYVWAMEQKRRKFEKQDIFVPWNPNPHSPPSFSKGHARPRRRAAAQSVSEAIDNTDKHRKVRSTSSVADEEDLTCATPQQRTQRLWFFSRSLDSVFDFGSLAISRSTSRDLSTFSTPTCENVANKAGQRGRGRDLIKQVSSFFSPPSVIGSEEDVFNTVTDLHKGQNDPGGNSTNKNGTEEQGVSITLAQECGSLALPDLVPFQKDRLKQSGDENEGGSQIKEQQESTESPQGVEGQVEGSCLRYYHVFREGELAELIENHIEELHVKHTYFDHANWCVVAQKVQLWKI